From the Porites lutea chromosome 5, jaPorLute2.1, whole genome shotgun sequence genome, the window tcaataattgttttattattcattcaaaataattcctagtttaaaagcaAGCTATACCTCGATCGATGTtgagttcatcttcgatagtgcagggttgttcaggtctgcaaatattctccaaatagcagatgtcgtctgtcgagttgtcttcttgttgttcttgatATGTTTGTTAGCCAATAGTTCGCCTATCTCTTCctcgtgaaacgagtgaaatagTCCGCTATTTCGTAGTTCCCTTCTGTGTGAGTGCTGTTACTCACAACGTGTTTGCTCTTTTGTAAAGGTACTGATGAATCATTAGCGGATGACATGCAGCGGTTAGAACAGCAGGCTCAAGCAGCCGCGGCAGCACCAGCCAGTAAAGCCGATATTACCGCCAAGTTAAAGGAGAAAGTGTTGTTCGTCAGGTAAGATAGCTCGACCCAGATGTAGGTAAATTCAAGGTAGCATTAATATGTTCCACCCTTTGCTTCTGCCTGAGAAAAAGAGACCCGAGACCTGATGTTACGGCAGCTTGCATTCTTGGCTACACGTGAGACACCAATGAGAGTGTTGTTCTGCGAAAACTTTTGTTATTTGTCCTCAAAAGTAAATGCAGAGGCAAGCAACTTTCCGGCGCGTTGAAGTTTCAGAAAGTACCTCCTTCGACTCTTGAGGTAACTTTTGTCATCTCTCTCCGTCGCATAAAGCGAGTATAAACACTTAAATGCCTTTGCGAAGAACCAAATGAGAATGCTATAGTCCCGTTAACTATCCGCTTACTCTCCAATACTTTTCCGCCGCGCGACCCTCATGAACGTTAGGGTGAGAACGTTCCGAAAAGGAGAGAATTGAGTTGGTGTTTTGGGTAAAGGAACCGTGAGTCTCATAATTGCCAGAATATGCTCGCGCGCAGAATAGAaactttaaacaaaaacaaaacaattgtCTATGTTTTTGTTGACATGTATGCGAGCGTCTAACACTAATCTGCATCTCTGTTTAACAAGTTATACATTATATTAATTTCACATCAGGGGTGAAACAAGCCATGCAGAAAGTGAGGAAACACAGACAGTTACAAACCCAGAAGAAATAGACATTGATGaggatgacgacgatgatgatgatgatgacgaaccGGGTACGAGAGAAGTGTTCTATCATTATTTAATGTTCTGTGGTGGGGAGGGAAGGGCTGCTTTGTTGGATTAGCAAACACCCTGGGGACCCTCACAAGTGTTTGTTTAGGATCAGAAGCTGCTATGATTTTACGCTTTAACACGAACTCTCCTCTTCCTCGCCTTAGGCGttcatttttccctttttgttttaaaagactgtGGGACACATTTAATACAGGTTTTTATGTAGACAATGTGTTACGAAAATAGGTTTATACCTTTCTGGTCAGACCGAATGTAATAAGCTATGTGGATAATGATAATGCGGAGACTGAATGCGAAAGGCTGTTGTTCATCACTAACGTAACATGATGGGAAGTACATTGTATGTGCTTTCATGCAATTTAAACACGAAGTGAAGGTGCTATCTAGAACCTCCCAAGCTACTTTTTTATACTTCAGTAAATAATCCAtctgttaaaatttttgttacaaattgcgacctacaggtattacaaagtgggatggctatcacattttgtaattttacaagtggtttccttttgtttgttaaaattcTTGATCAGATGAAGAACTTAGGACCCAGCTGCTTGCAGCATTAAAATATGGCTCGTGAAGATTGCACAGTTTATGCTACTCTCTTCTTATTTGTTCTACTTTTTCATCCTCTCTTTTTTTCAGAAGTTCAAGTTGAAGAACAGGCAGTTCCAAGCAAGGTTTGTAGCAGAAACGTTTTATTCTTTCTACTCAGTTAatggttttaaattttaaaaattatgcaaaatacaAAACGCGGCAAGCAGTGTGGAAAATAGTGCATTGCTAATGAATGCGTTTTAAGAAATGGGGAACTAAATAAATGCACTTTTTATGGTTTGTGGTCCACATAGAGccgttttcatttgagtgtcgaaaagtaattggttttgcactttctacacgatgcgattggcttaaaagattcgcgccaccttttcatccaatcagaagtaaaaccaaagccaattgtgacgcgctcgcatgcattttcccgcgctttgcgtcagccacatgtaattacttcgagttttgattggttcaatgtattgtctgtgtcctatgtgattggccagagtaattactttggttttggttttacgacactcaaacgaaaaccactctagtagggagtgaaacaaatatttcaatTAACATAGAAGTAAGAGGCAAACCAGATGGCCATTTACaaggagcgcttaccatttgtatagAAAACCCGGAAATGCTGGGGAGAGTTCAAATGGAACGGTTCACcccggtggaaattttccgaaaaaaaagtaataccttTCGAGGTATTGCCTTTTTCCCGTTCTTACCGAAACGACCCaaattttctgtaccatttgtttGGATTACCAGTGTCGAGAGAAGATGAAAAATTTACCGGTATTTTGTCAATGGTACAACTCAATCCCGTTCCTGTTTTTCGGTGCCAAAAATAATACCAATACCATTTAACGGACATTTTTCACCGAAATTTtcgtacaaatggtaaacgctcAAGCATTGCCAGTCGAgggggatttgaacccggggaGACCGAATTAAAATCCTGCGCTCTAAGCCACGAGGCCATGCTGGCTCATCTAACAAGTCAATAGTACTCATTAATTAAGAATTGAGCATTCAAGTTGCTAATTAGTATTTAGCTTTATTGAGTAATTAGCTGCAAATTGACTGAACATAAAATCATCTCACCAAAGCTTCCCCTCGTCTGTGCTAAACCCTGTCCTTGTTTTCCGTTACCAACTGCACACTCCCTTAGCAAACACTATTTCTTTTATAAGAATTTGTGTTAAAAGAATATCAAGGCTGTGAAATTTTAccaatattttaagaataaatccGAGACAGAGACTTtgaaaagactaaaatttttgTGGGTTGAAATTTGTTcgtacttaagcaatagaaaacgttttccgtgtttgcatagcctgatataaacacgagaggggttgggagaattcgagacagttatgcaaacccgagacgaagtcgagggtttgcataaccgtcgagaattctcccaacgcctcgattgtttatatcaggctatgcaaacacaggaaaaaagttttctattgcttttataaaataactttccctagaaaaaaacgcaaaactctttgtatggcactgattaaaagagaaattcttaccagtcacaaaatcttgtccacgaagtgtTGCACGCgaaatgagttcttgttttgcaaaaagatgctttgcaaaatacggagttttctcgcttaaaatgtcagcttaagcgaagaaaaattggctcaccttctttgtaacgattttccatgtttcagccgacgaaggaatgggtaaataaagtaaacttgtcgagttttgaactcgaaaactttttcaaatttggtgcttgcgtgattagcgcgcgaaaagccaaacaacttgacgccacaaccatgtttacatactctcatgcaaacactgctctcggccaatcagagcgcgcgtactatcttagttattttataaaagacaATCACATGTACTGAAATGAACTGTATTACAATCTTCCTTTCTCATAAAGGTAAAACTAGCTAATAAAACAATCAGAACCAGCAATGGCTAAATATTCTGATACAGATCTAGACAACAAACACTTTTAATAGTTGATACCCCACTTACGCTGTAAACAGAGAATAACCACAAGAATTCAGCCTAACGTCGGCAGAAAAACAAGGATAATCAGcttgggccggaaaaacaataTACTTTAGTATAAAGAAAGATTTTATACTTTCTTTTGTTGAGAGATATGTTGTTTTAGAAGCTCTTTTATAGAGCTGTTTCATCTGTCTCCTCCCAAGTGCTTATTATATAAACTGAAAATACCGTTTTCATGATTTCAGGTTTTTGGAGGATTAAAGAAAGACGACGACTAAGACGTCTGAGAATCtgcaagcatttgaaaacaGATGAACACAACGCACAACGCATTTTTTAAATTCTCAAACTTCGCGCATGATATGAAATCTAGATATTGGTGGTCGAGAGTGTGTTAATTGCGTTTAAGGCGCGATTTACATGCGTTAGTGACTTCTATTGTCTCAGTCACCGCCCATTTTATAGACCTTCACTGAGAAACGCCATCTCAACATTAACAAATAATTGCATAATCTTGACTTTTGCCGATGTTGTTGTTCTTTACAAATAGTCGCTTTTTCCACTCAGAGCTGtcattttaaatacaaaaaagatGAGAAACTTCTAGTTCTTGTTTTACTGGTAAATAAACCGACTTACTGGCTGTAGATTGAACGCGAAAGTCTACATTCTGAAACGTCCGtcagtttttcaaattctcGTCAATTCTACACTGGGCAGTCCGCACGTACGATTCTTTGTTGCACCCACATCGCCTTTTGAAACCTCTAAATAACAGTAAACGTCACCGTATTGTCCTACCTCAGTTTCGTCGTCCTCTCACAGAGTCTCTGCTTTGTGTAAcatgaaatatttttgtaaGTCAAAATAAGCGCATTTTCCAGGAGGATGGCGCCGGCTTTTCCTTAGAGGTTGTGGCTATTTTCCGTCCTCTGATTTTGTAGATCCGTTAATTCGCTGTATTTGAGCAAGATGGGTGTTTCACTTTGTAGGCCAAAGGTTTCAGTTTCTTTTCCTGGCTTTTTAACGAGCTTCACTGGAGACTGAATGTTAAACGCCATCTTCTTAGTCGTTTTCCTGTGAAGGACAACTTCGCGAAACGCGTCTCGGAAATTCTTGTTGTAGAATGCATAAATCAGAGGGTTATACACCGACGCAGACAATCCAATCCAAAATGTGATTATTTCAGCTCTTGAAACGGAATTATAACGTTCCTTCATTAAAATAGAGTGCTTTGATATGATTGAAAACGGTGACCAACTGAGGAAAAACGCAATAACAACCATCGCTAAACTCTTGATCACATTTCGTCGCATTCGGCTTCGAATGGTCTGTCGGCTCCAAACTGTTTTGATAATTTTGTAATAAAGGGTTATTATTATCGCGAGTGGGGtcaaaaatcctaaaatcccaCGAACTGCCAAATATATGGTACCAAGTTTTGCATCCTTAGAGGTCTCCTTTACTGCGCAAAATACGTAAACTTTGTCACCGTGCTTGACCAGTCGCGTactaatgaaataaaattctggGAGGGTTAAAATCGCGGCGTATATCCACGAACAAAACGCGAGGCACTTTATTTTGCTGTCTCGGTTAAAAAATCTCAGCGGGTAGCAAATTTGGAAGAAGCGGTCCACTGCTGTGACGGTAAGAAGGTTGACAGATGCAGGTAGCAAAAGATACTGTATAAAGCGCACCATTTTGCAGGAAACGTCGCTTTGTAATAGCAGAAACGGTATTGGCTGCGTGGACACAAGGGTCAGTGGAATGGAGACCAAACAAACGAGGATGTCCGCCACGGCTAGTTGTACCAGTAGAAAATACATTGATGATCTTGTACGAGGGCTGCGGCTGATCACATAGCAGACCAGTCCATTCCCTGTGATGCCAAGAATGAACAAAACACAACCTATAACAATTTCAAGGGTTAATTCCGTTGTACTTCTTATCGGCAGAGGATAGTTATAAAGTTCGGCCCTTCTCCCGGGACTTGTCAAACATTCGCTTGTGTTATTGGACGAATTCATTTCTTAGCTCCCTTGTCAAGTTTGTGCTTCGTTGGGGTTGAATTTCCGAGAGGTGGCTTT encodes:
- the LOC140939187 gene encoding probable G-protein coupled receptor 19, with amino-acid sequence MNSSNNTSECLTSPGRRAELYNYPLPIRSTTELTLEIVIGCVLFILGITGNGLVCYVISRSPRTRSSMYFLLVQLAVADILVCLVSIPLTLVSTQPIPFLLLQSDVSCKMVRFIQYLLLPASVNLLTVTAVDRFFQICYPLRFFNRDSKIKCLAFCSWIYAAILTLPEFYFISTRLVKHGDKVYVFCAVKETSKDAKLGTIYLAVRGILGFLTPLAIIITLYYKIIKTVWSRQTIRSRMRRNVIKSLAMVVIAFFLSWSPFSIISKHSILMKERYNSVSRAEIITFWIGLSASVYNPLIYAFYNKNFRDAFREVVLHRKTTKKMAFNIQSPVKLVKKPGKETETFGLQSETPILLKYSELTDLQNQRTENSHNL